GTGCAATAGAAGCACACACATGCCACAGAGACCCTCCATTTGGTCATTGACTGCACTGGGTCTTCATCTTTTCGAGGAGAACCATTTCCCAAACTTTGGACGTGTATTTTTCTTCTCACAAGATAGTGGCACGGTGTATTCTGCATGCGTCCTCCTGTTACCCCTCATCAGTTTAGAGTAAGAGAACCAACCGCGGAACAAACTTCCCTTCTTGGGCCTTTCTTCTTCCACGCGCTCCTCATTGTACTCATGAATACAAAGATCTTCAAAGACACTTGTAGAACACCTGCTATAAGTAAACTTCACACCCTCATCTTCATTGAGATCATCCAACAAATTCCTTGGCCTGGAATCATCCAACGAAGTAGTTGACCTACAATATTTGTGATGTTAGCCCGTTGTCAGCATTAGAATTTTGGGCTTCCTGGAAATCGAAGATGTGTGACGAAGCAGACACAGTGGCCGCCTTCAAGGGCATTAGAATATTAAATACCTCCGGTGAGATGCTGCCTTCTGGTTTTTGGAAAGACTCTTGCATGGGCTGTCGTCAACAGAGAGATGCTGGGTAAAATGAAGCTGCATGAATGGAGAAAGTATAAGAAAGGGGGCATGGCACTGAAACCTAAGGATATGCTGCATCACAAAGTGAAGTTTATTATGCGGGATGTCAACCTTGCCATAGCAAATGTCACAAAATACTAAACAATACCTCAAGAGGGGCAAACACATACTACTAGAAAGTGTGCTATACTTGATTATCCAAGCAGACTAACATGACAGTAATGGTTCGATTATCGTATTCAAAGCACACAAAGGGCAGATCATCGTGGTATTTTTAATCTCCTTGTCAATCAAGAAATAGAAGAGATCGTAAAAGCAGTACAGTGTAGTTCTGCACTATATCACGGTCCTTGAACATGTACTTTACAAAATAAAAGGAACTGAGCATTGAGTTACTGTTCTACACATGCAAGGGAATATGGGAATTGTGGTTGGCAATAAATTAAAGCTTAAAGCTTAACCAAACATACAATTGCTTCTGCAAATGTCTTATGCTAGTTCCATTTCTAGAGTATTGAATTAGTAATGGTACCACTTTTGTTTGGTAAACGAAGCTGGTTATGTGATATTCATGCTTACCCCACAAGACACAGCAGAATTAGTcggcacaacaacaacaacaacaacaacaacatagccttttttcccaagcaagttggggtaggctagagatgaaacccgaaagaaataagttcaaggttcaggcacattgatagctagtctccaagcgctcctatctaaagctatctctttagagatattccaatccttaaggtctctcttaaccgactcatcccacgtcagtttaggtctacctctacccctctttacattatcgacccgcccaagaaccccattatgcaccggcgcctcaagaggccttcgttggacaaaTTCATCCATGAACCTATGGCTGAGAAGTGAGAAGGAAAGTGCACAAACCTTATCACCATCCCTAATGCCGAATGCACGCAATGTTGCCTTGTCATCCGTCAGTTTCTCGTCCTTGAAGCATAAGCAGAAGTGACTCCACACGTGCTGCCTACAACAAGCAAGCGGCGTCCTTGGATGTCAAGTTGCTAGCATGAAAAATGGCAATTAACCCAACAACCTCAGCAAATCTGAATCCATAACCGTAAAAGCACCATTTCGTGAAGGCGAAAGCCGCAATCCAAATTGTTCAGGGTAGAGTATTATAGCATATATGTTGTGGGGGCAATGCGCCGTACCAAGAGATGGCCTTGTCGGTGTCGTCGAAGAGGGTGAAGAAAAGCTCCTCGATGGCCGCCTTCAGCTCCCACACCGCGGCCGACCTCGCGATCTCCACGTCTGTTAGTGGCGGTGGCAGTAAAACGTCAGATCTCATCAGATTTTTTTTGGGGAAAAAAATAGAGATCTCTCAAAAATAGATGGCGCGAGATTGTTCCGGAAGGTACCGAAGAAGGATCCGTCGAGCTTGCGGACGGTGAGGCGGAGGGGGGGATCGGGGATGCGGCGGTAGGAGAAGCTGCTGCGGCCGCAggagagcgcgccgccgccgccgacgccgacggcgaggtCCATGAGGGCGAgcgcgccgccgacgtcgccgGCGGAGTCGGGGGACGCCGAGCGGATGCTGCTGGCCGGCATCGCGGCAGCATAGAGCTGAGCGGACCACCCTGAGAAATCCTCGGCGATctaatccgccgccgccggccccggccgCTCCACGGAATCAGCGAGAAACCGGTTCCTCGACGCGGAGACCGACCAGCCCCGGCCGTGGAAAAAGCGAATCGACGCCCAATTGCCAAcccggagagggagagagatcgAGAGGCTGGAGGGGGGGCGGGAGGGTGCTCGCGCTTTGTACGGGAGGCGACAACGAACCGGGAACGGCGTGGGGGCGGGGTTTGGTTTGCTTGGATTCCTcccaggcgcggcggcggcggcggcggcggtcgtgtcgccgaggaggggaggggaggggctgcctcggggcggggcggggcggggcagcGAACGGGTAGCCGTTGCCCGTTGGAGGCGATAGAGGAGGCGTGCCGTTCCGTTCCGGTCGCGGCGGGCGGGAGCTGAGCTGAGCTGGCCCGGGGAACCCGACGGTTGGGCCACCGAGCTGGCCACGGTTGCCGGTTCCACGGGCCAACAAGGAGTGGAGTAGGCTCCCATATTTTCTTTCGAGTTGATCCGGCCCACCAGTCCATCTTCTTTTTCAGTGTTCGAAGATGTTAGGTAAGATTAACAACATGTTTGTAGgtgtgtgagtgtgcgtgcgttgtgagtgtctgaatTGTATTTTataattctaaaaataaaaagttaaaaaaagCCAATTTGACCTTTCAAGTTCAAACCATCCTTTTACCTACCTTCCTCGACTGTAAAACTCCAATTGTTACCTTTCAATCTCTCCGACAGTAAAATCCACTCATCAAGGGTGCGCACCCACTGTAACATTGGCCTGCTCGACATGCTCCGTGCATATAATAATTTCTTGTGACTAACAAAAGTGCAAATTTGTCTATACTCAGGTGCAGGCtgcatttatttttttccttgccAATAGCATAACGATGGCAATCATGTCTAGTTTATGCCAAAACTTTGGCTGTATGATTATGCCATCAGAAATGCTTGAAGAAAGGCGGAGGCAAGCTCGCAATTTTCACGCCAATAGAGATCAAACGCATCGATCGTGAAGATGATGATGCacttcgtttcaaaaaaaaaaagaaaagatgacGATGCACTCTGCGTCCGCCACTGTTACATTCAATTTGCGGTCCTTGTGGGCATACGCAAGCTGAAAGCAGCCTGAAAGAGAGAGACTATAACTAGCTATAGGATGATTGATGTTGAGCCTCTATAGTAGGAGCTAGCGGCAAGGACCCGTTAGTTTGGAACAAAAGATTCCATAGCTAGAAAACCCAAACTGAAGGCACCTGTATAGGCTGTATTGTTCTTGCAAGCTTCCGAGGAACTTGCATTCAAAGCGAGCTCTGTATACATGGTCGTCTGCTAGATCAGATCAATCATTCAAAATGGGTACCATATGGACGGCAACACTTCACAAATCATGAGATAAACGTTTGTCCTGGTCCATGTTTTGTGAGATGGACGACGTAATTCATACGTATAGGCAAACGCACATTACCAAGATGTACAGTCAGTTCATGACTCTTAGGTTTACATTATTACATCTCGTGTGTGTGGGCGCGCATCTATACTTCACTAGCTTGTTTGGCAGTGTGAAATTGACACAACTGATCATTGCAATGATGATCTACGGTTCGCGAACAATTTGTAATGTCGGGAAATTAGTGGTGCATAAAATCCGTGCAAGTACATGGTCTAAATtattaatttagaaaaaaagcATGACCTAAATGATCATGTTAAGCAAATCTGGCAAGTGGCCTGTTTGGATTGCAACCTAACGTTGCCACCAAACTTTAGTTTACAAAAAAGGTCTTCTGATCTGTTGGCTTGAGATCTTGAAATAAATTGGTGTCTGTTGGTTGATCCCTATGCATGCCGCGACCTTTTCTAAACGGCTAATTATTGAACTACTAGTACGTACTACATGCTGGTAATCTCAATCAGGATAGAGTTGCCGCTTCTTAACTAACTACAAGCGTGCAGCAGTACTTATTGGCATCAATCAATGAATTATATTGTACTAACTCAGCAAGCAAGTATAAAAAAAACAACTGTAATTCGGCCAAGGTTCAGTAATAAAGAGGGAACGGTATGTAGCACTCAGGATTCTTAACAACACAATATTCCTTTgttccaaagaaaaaaaatgaactaaTAAGGTGGATAAGAAATTAAGAAtttgaatcaaataatatgaaataAACAATAATAACAAGATCTAACCTTTGAAAGTAGCTAGAATGCTGCTGCGATCCTTTTTGTGTGTATATGGTGGAAGCAAGTGATATTGGCGCGGCTCAATCAGATACTGGATTCGCCTTCGTGCAAAACCCCCATCATCGGATTGAACCTCGCCAATATCGCTCGCTCCATCCACCATGCAATTTTATCACGCAGAATGCATGGTCGGAGCAGACACATAGATCTTCAGCTAAATGCATGGCCTCCTgcacctttcttcttcctcctctctcgtCACAAGATCTCTTCTACAAGTGTTCCTTCCTATGGCCAGGCACAGATAGATCTCGAGCAAATTCAAGACAAGAATCCCTCGGCTGGTGATCGAGATCTGCGTGCTCACCGTCTGTTGCCAGGCATAGGCAAGACAGTCGGATCCGTCGGAGATTACCAAGATAGGATTTCCCAAGCAACAGAGGAAGTGGCCGGGGCTGTGGTCGATGTGAAAAAGCAGCTTTGGCCAAGTGCTAGCTatacctgctgctgctggctgcagGTGGAGTCATGTAGCACTAACAAGGCCCTCCAAAATTGTTGGCACCCCCAATGTCCCATCTCACGCATCACCTCTAACTGCCAAACCCTAGCGACCCTGAGCTCTAGGATCGGCATGATATATAGCTAAAATTTGGTTAAGTTAATTAAGCAGAAAGCTTATATGACCTGGTCATGGTAAGGAGGGAGATGAGAGAGAAGGGGGGCTAAATTTAGTAGAAGGCGAGTCATGTGCCAAGCTATTAGGAATTAGGAGTATACACTATAACCCTATGAGCAGCATACACCGACCCCTAAGTGACGGTTCTATATAAGCGCCATACTATATAGCAAGGGTAGAGTGTTAGAGCCTATTTATTTGAGCTGCAGCTTTTAAGTTTTTATGAAATGCTGCTGCTATCTTTTTGTTCTAAAAAATCAATACTAGTTTTTAGAAGATGTGTTTAACTTTCTGAGCTTAAAAAGCtacaaaaaattcataaaactgAGCTTTCCATATAAACTTAGCTTTTCTGGACTTCTAGCTTTCCAAAAGCTGTATGAGGAGTTCACTATTTGTTTGAGCTTTTGGTTTTTCACGATGGGATAAGCTGCCAGAAAGCTCAAACAAATATACCTATaatattagatttttttttgggggggggcgGGGGATTCACTATTTCCTCCGGAATTTTAATTAATCCGAGCAAATTGCAAGCTTGAATCCAAGAACACCCCAAATAATACATATACGGAGGGGCCGGCCGGAATCGTGCGCCGATGCGGTTGCAGGGTTTAGAAAACAGAGGACGGAGGCGAGAGTCTTTTCTCCTGCGATCCAAGATACTAGACCGGCACGCACACAGCCATCATCGGGAGCAACGTACTCTAGCTACAAAGTGACCGGGGACAGCGGCGCAGAAGATGCACTGCCGTGACACCGCGCCCGGGGGCAGAGGCCTCGCGCGCGCCTTGGTGCCCGCTCCTCTTCCTCGCTAGTTTACTCGCATGCCATTGCCATGTCGTCTTCTCCGATCCTTTGCTTTCAACTTAGAACTCACAATCACCAACGTTaatcactgcgttcggcagccagctccagctccagcccaacagtattttcctcttaCACCACTCCAGCCGccaactccagctccagctagcccaacagtatttttctctcacaccattctagctccagcctccagctccagcgtgCCCGACGCAGTGAATGTTTCCTCTTCCGTAGGCACTCCGCACTCCTAGCTGGCTGACCTTTTTTTGCATCTGAAAAGGCATGCATGTAAGAGATCTGCGGAAGGGAATGTTTGTCGCAGAGAGGAACGAAGGCTGGCAGAGTCGTTGGATTGGTTTTAGATAATAGGGTCTGATTGTAACTGTTACTATATTTGTAAGTTGAAACAAAGATGCCTTATATTAGATTATAATAAAACTACGTATTATAAGGCGTAAGAAAAATCAAATGAAAATGACGAAATTGAGGTGCATGTGTACTAGAACACACAAACTTCCAAGAATTTTGTTTTCTAGCGCACATGCACTTGAAATTTGCTAGTTTTGTGTAAACTTTTCTAGATTGAGTTTGCATCTTAACTTTTGCAACAAAAGTGCAATAAACACAGTCTTTGAGCTTCATCAgatctgagagagagagagagagtccacCCGACAAACAGACAGCCTGACAGCCATGATCTGTTCTCACCCGACACCCATCGATCTGTGTTATATCTTCTCTACCGCCGCACACACGTCAAACTCCAAGCTCGATTTTTTTTTCCACGCCCAACGCCCCACGTACGCATGCGGCCGTGTTtcgataaaaaaaaaagagtctaTCCCAAATTCATCAGATCGAATGTTTAAACACATGTAttaagtactaaataaaatttgtttacaaattctttttgaaaagaatgagttgtaaatcacgaaacgaatctaatgagcctacttaattcatgatttgctatGCTTCAGCATTTCATCAATCATCAATGGAAGAAATGAAGAATGGGCTGTGCAGCCCTGCCACGAACGGGCAGAGACGCCAAGTTGTCATGATCAAGAACAAGGAGAAAATGATTGTAAATTGA
This window of the Panicum virgatum strain AP13 chromosome 1K, P.virgatum_v5, whole genome shotgun sequence genome carries:
- the LOC120648192 gene encoding uncharacterized protein LOC120648192 isoform X1, with the protein product MPASSIRSASPDSAGDVGGALALMDLAVGVGGGGALSCGRSSFSYRRIPDPPLRLTVRKLDGSFFDVEIARSAAVWELKAAIEELFFTLFDDTDKAISWTPLACCRQHVWSHFCLCFKDEKLTDDKATLRAFGIRDGDKLHFTQHLSVDDSPCKSLSKNQKAASHRRSTTSLDDSRPRNLLDDLNEDEGVKFTYSRCSTSVFEDLCIHEYNEERVEEERPKKGSLFRGWFSYSKLMRGNRRTHAEYTVPLSCEKKNTRPKFGKWFSSKR
- the LOC120648192 gene encoding uncharacterized protein LOC120648192 isoform X2 → MPASSIRSASPDSAGDVGGALALMDLAVGVGGGGALSCGRSSFSYRRIPDPPLRLTVRKLDGSFFDVEIARSAAVWELKAAIEELFFTLFDDTDKAISWQHVWSHFCLCFKDEKLTDDKATLRAFGIRDGDKLHFTQHLSVDDSPCKSLSKNQKAASHRRSTTSLDDSRPRNLLDDLNEDEGVKFTYSRCSTSVFEDLCIHEYNEERVEEERPKKGSLFRGWFSYSKLMRGNRRTHAEYTVPLSCEKKNTRPKFGKWFSSKR